In the genome of Pseudorca crassidens isolate mPseCra1 chromosome 12, mPseCra1.hap1, whole genome shotgun sequence, one region contains:
- the MC4R gene encoding melanocortin receptor 4 has protein sequence MNSTHHHGMHTSLHFWNHSTYGLHSNASESLAKGYSDGGCYEQLFVSPEVFVTLGVISLLENILVIVAIAKNKNLHSPMYFFICSLAVADMLVSVSNGSETIVITLLNSTDTDAQGFTVNIDNVIDSVICSSLLASICSLLSIAVDRYFTIFYALRYHNIMTVKRVAIIISCIWAACTVSGILFIIYSDSSAVIICLITVFFTMLALMASLYVHMFLMARLHMKRIAVLPGTGAVRQGANMKGAITLTILIGVFVVCWAPFFLHLIFYISCPQNPYCVCFMSHFNLYLILIMCNSIIDPLIYALRSQELRKTFKEIICCYPLGGLCDLSSRY, from the coding sequence ATGAACTCTACCCATCACCATGGAATGCACACTTCTCTCCACTTCTGGAACCACAGCACCTACGGACTGCACAGCAATGCCAGTGAGTCCCTTGCGAAAGGCTACTCAGACGGAGGGTGCTACGAGCAACTTTTTGTCTCTCCTGAGGTGTTTGTGACTCTGGGTGTCATAAGCTTGTTGGAGAATATTCTGGTGATTGTGGCAATCGCCAAGAACAAGAATCTGCATTCACCCATGTACTTCTTCATCTGCAGCCTGGCTGTGGCTGATATGTTGGTGAGCGTTTCCAACGGGTCAGAAACCATTGTCATCACCCTATTAAACAGCACGGACACGGACGCACAAGGTTTCACCGTGAATATTGACAATGTCATAGACTCGGTGATCTGTAGCTCCTTGCTTGCATCCATTTGCAGCCTGCTTTCGATTGCTGTGGACAGGTATTTTACTATCTTTTATGCCCTCCGGTACCATAACATCATGACGGTTAAGCGGGTCGCGATCATCATAAGTTGCATCTGGGCAGCTTGCACAGTGTCGGGCATTTTGTTCATCATTTACTCAGATAGCAGCGCTGTGATCATCTGCCTCATCACCGTGTTCTTTACCATGCTGGCTCTCATGGCTTCTCTCTACGTCCACATGTTCCTCATGGCCAGACTTCACATGAAGAGGATCGCCGTCCTCCCAGGCACTGGCGCCGTCCGCCAAGGTGCCAACATGAAGGGGGCGATTACCTTGACCATATTGATTGGGGTCTTTGTTGTCTGCTGGGCCCCCTTCTTCCTCCACTTAATATTCTACATCTCTTGTCCCCAGAATCCATACTGTGTGTGCTTCATGTCTCACTTTAACTTGTATCTCATCCTAATCATGTGTAATTCCATCATTGATCCTCTCATATACGCACTCCGGAGCCAAGAACTGAGAAAAACCTTCAAAGAGATCATCTGTTGCTATCCTCTAGGTGGCCTCTGTGATTTGTCTAGCAGATACTAA